One genomic region from Yersinia canariae encodes:
- the tnpA gene encoding IS200/IS605 family transposase encodes MSRFEKASHVLWHCPYHIVWTPKCRFRILKNNVGKEVYRQIRILSEQLYIEIVELNVQLDHVHLLIKIPPKLSVSEVMGHLKGRTAIRLFNKFPYLRKHKLWGNHFWAKGYCVDTVGVNAEMIRKYVKYQEKHEQEENQLSLNGM; translated from the coding sequence ATGAGTAGGTTCGAAAAAGCATCGCATGTGCTATGGCATTGTCCATACCATATAGTCTGGACGCCCAAGTGCCGATTTCGAATACTAAAGAACAATGTAGGGAAAGAAGTTTACAGGCAAATCAGGATATTAAGTGAACAGTTGTACATTGAGATTGTGGAGCTAAATGTTCAATTGGATCATGTCCATTTGCTGATAAAGATCCCGCCAAAGCTGTCAGTATCGGAAGTAATGGGCCATTTGAAGGGCAGAACAGCAATACGATTATTCAATAAGTTTCCCTATTTAAGAAAGCACAAGCTATGGGGAAATCACTTTTGGGCGAAAGGTTACTGCGTGGACACCGTAGGTGTTAATGCGGAAATGATCCGTAAATACGTAAAGTACCAAGAGAAGCACGAGCAAGAAGAAAATCAGTTGAGCCTGAATGGAATGTGA
- a CDS encoding transposase: protein MRKKTFTHEFKQECVNLVIQHNYPVTQAAEIMNIGLSTLQCWLRQYRGEIRGNTPIASAITPEQRRIQELEKQVRQLQSDNDLLKKASAFFAMEINNDKKSR, encoded by the coding sequence ATGCGAAAAAAAACGTTTACCCATGAGTTCAAACAGGAATGTGTCAATCTGGTTATTCAACATAACTATCCAGTGACTCAGGCTGCTGAAATAATGAATATTGGCCTTTCAACCTTACAATGCTGGCTACGGCAGTATCGCGGAGAGATCCGCGGAAATACACCGATAGCCAGTGCTATAACACCGGAACAACGGCGAATACAAGAACTTGAAAAGCAGGTACGGCAGTTGCAGAGCGACAATGACCTGTTAAAAAAGGCTTCGGCCTTCTTCGCCATGGAAATAAACAACGACAAAAAGTCGCGGTGA
- a CDS encoding tyrosine-type recombinase/integrase has product MALTDVKVRSAKPTDKPYKLTDGEGMHLMVHPNGSKYWRLQYRFDGKQKMLALGIYPEISLSEARQRRDEAKRQVANAIDPSEQKKVEKQARKATVENTFKAIALEWHEYKRPNWSKGYAEDIMEAFENDIFPDIGKRPVAEIKPLEILSSLRKLEKRGVLDKLRKIRQACNQVFRYAIVTGRAETNPASELASALTAPKSTHYPHLLADELPDFLQALAAYSGSPITRLATRILMLTGVRTVELRQAEWKEFDFDKRVWEVLVERMKMRRLHLVPLSDQVVASLREIQVVTGRYNLVFPGRNDITKPMSEASINQVLKRIGYHGKATGHGFRHTMSTILHEQGYNTTWIELQLAHVDKNTIRGTVMV; this is encoded by the coding sequence ATGGCGTTAACCGATGTAAAGGTAAGAAGTGCAAAGCCCACGGATAAGCCTTACAAGCTTACCGATGGCGAAGGAATGCATTTAATGGTTCATCCCAATGGATCTAAATACTGGCGCTTGCAGTACCGCTTCGACGGTAAACAAAAGATGCTGGCGTTGGGTATCTATCCTGAGATTTCGTTATCTGAAGCCAGGCAGCGGAGAGATGAAGCTAAGCGGCAAGTCGCTAACGCTATCGACCCCAGTGAACAGAAAAAGGTTGAGAAACAAGCTCGCAAAGCGACAGTGGAAAATACCTTCAAAGCGATCGCTCTGGAATGGCATGAGTACAAACGTCCAAACTGGTCGAAGGGTTACGCTGAAGACATTATGGAAGCGTTTGAAAACGATATCTTCCCTGATATAGGTAAGCGCCCAGTTGCAGAGATCAAGCCTCTGGAGATCCTCAGTTCACTTCGTAAACTCGAAAAACGTGGTGTCCTCGATAAGCTGCGTAAAATCCGCCAGGCCTGCAATCAGGTATTTCGCTATGCCATCGTCACCGGCAGAGCTGAAACTAACCCAGCCTCTGAACTGGCAAGTGCCTTAACTGCGCCTAAGTCTACCCATTATCCCCATCTGCTAGCTGATGAACTCCCTGATTTCTTACAGGCTCTTGCCGCGTATTCTGGTAGCCCGATCACCCGACTGGCTACCCGGATTCTGATGTTGACCGGGGTTCGCACCGTCGAACTCCGCCAGGCTGAATGGAAAGAGTTTGATTTTGATAAACGTGTTTGGGAAGTCCTGGTCGAAAGGATGAAGATGCGTCGTCTGCATCTGGTTCCTTTATCCGATCAAGTTGTGGCATCACTTCGTGAGATCCAGGTAGTGACGGGCCGTTACAATCTGGTTTTCCCAGGCCGTAACGACATTACGAAACCGATGAGTGAAGCGAGTATCAATCAGGTACTGAAAAGGATTGGGTATCATGGGAAGGCGACAGGGCACGGTTTCCGGCACACGATGAGTACTATTCTGCATGAACAGGGCTATAACACGACATGGATCGAGTTACAGCTTGCGCATGTGGATAAGAACACCATTCGTGGCACTGTAATGGTCTAA
- the folD gene encoding bifunctional methylenetetrahydrofolate dehydrogenase/methenyltetrahydrofolate cyclohydrolase FolD, whose amino-acid sequence MSAKIIDGKTIAQQVRNEVAALVQKRLASGKRAPGLAVVLVGENPASQIYVASKRKACEEVGFISRSYDLPMATTEAELLALIDSLNSDSEIDGILVQLPLPAGIDNVKVLERIHPDKDVDGFHPYNVGRLCQRAPKLRPCTPRGIVTLLERYEIPTYGLNAVVVGASNIVGRPMSLELLLAGCTTTVTHRFTKNLRQHVENADLLVVAVGKPGFIPGEWIKPGAIVIDVGINRLESGKVVGDVEFDAAVERAGWITPVPGGVGPMTVATLIQNTLQACEEYHDINENRVKGQ is encoded by the coding sequence ATGTCAGCAAAAATTATAGATGGTAAAACGATTGCGCAGCAGGTTCGAAACGAAGTTGCTGCGTTGGTACAAAAACGTTTAGCTTCGGGTAAGCGCGCCCCCGGCCTTGCTGTTGTGTTGGTAGGTGAAAATCCAGCTTCACAAATTTATGTCGCCAGTAAACGTAAGGCATGTGAAGAAGTAGGATTCATTTCCCGTTCTTATGACTTGCCGATGGCCACCACTGAAGCAGAATTATTAGCATTGATTGATTCACTGAATAGCGATAGTGAAATCGATGGGATTCTGGTGCAATTGCCGCTCCCCGCAGGGATTGATAATGTCAAAGTTCTGGAGCGTATCCATCCGGATAAAGACGTAGATGGCTTCCATCCATACAACGTTGGCCGCTTGTGTCAGCGCGCGCCTAAACTACGCCCTTGCACCCCACGCGGCATCGTTACGCTACTGGAGCGTTATGAAATCCCAACTTACGGCTTAAATGCTGTCGTGGTGGGAGCATCGAATATTGTGGGTCGGCCGATGAGCCTTGAGCTGTTGCTGGCAGGTTGCACCACTACCGTCACGCATCGTTTTACCAAAAATCTGCGCCAGCATGTTGAAAATGCTGATTTGTTGGTCGTCGCCGTCGGTAAACCTGGTTTTATTCCCGGAGAGTGGATTAAACCGGGCGCTATCGTGATTGATGTGGGTATTAACCGACTGGAAAGTGGTAAAGTAGTCGGTGATGTAGAATTTGATGCCGCCGTTGAGCGCGCGGGTTGGATTACACCGGTCCCCGGTGGCGTCGGGCCGATGACCGTTGCAACACTGATACAAAATACCTTGCAAGCCTGCGAGGAATATCATGACATCAACGAAAATAGAGTGAAAGGACAGTAA
- the ybcJ gene encoding ribosome-associated protein YbcJ, giving the protein MDIFHLEKHPHVELCDLLKLQGWNDSGASAKAAIADGQVKVDGNVETRKRCKILADQIVEFQGMKVQVKA; this is encoded by the coding sequence ATGGATATTTTTCATTTAGAGAAACACCCGCACGTCGAATTGTGTGACTTATTAAAGTTGCAAGGCTGGAACGACAGCGGTGCCTCAGCTAAAGCCGCCATCGCTGACGGGCAGGTAAAAGTCGACGGGAATGTAGAAACGCGCAAGCGCTGCAAAATCCTGGCTGACCAGATTGTTGAGTTTCAAGGTATGAAAGTACAGGTTAAAGCCTAA
- the cysS gene encoding cysteine--tRNA ligase codes for MLKIFNTLSRQKEEFKPIHAGKIGMYVCGITIYDLCHIGHGRTFVAFDVVSRYLRYLGYSLTYVRNVTDVDDKIIKRAIENNETCEQLTTRMLAEMHKDFDALNLERPDLEPRATHHIPEIIELTERLIARNHAYVASNGDVMFSVDSDPDYGVLSRQDLDQLQAGARVEVADVKRNPMDFVLWKMSKPGEPRWESPWGPGRPGWHIECSAMNGKQLGAHFDIHGGGSDLMFPHHENEIAQSTCAHDGPYVNYWMHSGMVMIDKEKMSKSLNNFFTIRDVLAYYDAETVRYFLMSGHYRSQLNYSEENLKQARASLERLYTALRGTDANAAPAGGVEFEARFRAAMDDDFNTPEAYSVLFDIAREVNRLKAEDMTAANALAAELRRLAHVLGLLEQDPELFLQSGAQTDGDEVAKIEALIKQRNDARSSKDWALADSARDQLNELGIVLEDGPQGTTWRRK; via the coding sequence ATGCTAAAGATTTTTAATACACTGAGTCGCCAAAAAGAGGAATTCAAGCCTATTCATGCCGGTAAAATAGGTATGTACGTGTGCGGGATCACCATTTATGACCTGTGTCACATTGGGCATGGGCGTACTTTTGTCGCTTTCGACGTCGTTTCGCGCTATTTGCGTTATTTAGGTTACTCTTTGACGTATGTTCGCAATGTTACTGATGTTGATGACAAAATCATCAAACGTGCAATTGAAAACAATGAAACTTGTGAGCAATTGACTACGCGAATGTTAGCTGAAATGCACAAAGATTTTGATGCATTGAATTTGGAACGCCCAGATTTAGAGCCGCGCGCGACTCATCACATCCCGGAAATTATTGAGCTAACAGAACGGCTTATCGCCCGTAATCATGCTTATGTGGCTTCTAATGGGGATGTCATGTTCTCCGTCGATAGTGATCCGGATTACGGCGTGTTGTCTCGTCAAGATTTGGATCAGTTGCAGGCGGGCGCTCGCGTTGAAGTGGCTGATGTTAAACGCAATCCAATGGATTTCGTGTTGTGGAAAATGTCCAAGCCCGGCGAACCTCGCTGGGAATCACCTTGGGGGCCAGGTCGCCCAGGTTGGCATATTGAATGCTCTGCAATGAACGGCAAGCAGTTAGGCGCGCATTTTGATATTCACGGTGGTGGCTCTGATTTGATGTTCCCACACCATGAGAATGAAATTGCGCAATCAACCTGTGCCCATGATGGCCCCTATGTTAATTACTGGATGCATTCTGGTATGGTGATGATTGACAAAGAGAAAATGTCAAAATCACTGAATAACTTTTTCACCATTCGCGATGTGCTGGCGTATTACGATGCTGAAACTGTGCGCTATTTCTTGATGTCCGGCCACTATCGTAGCCAGTTGAACTACAGTGAAGAAAATCTCAAGCAAGCGCGTGCCTCATTAGAGCGTTTATACACAGCATTGCGCGGCACAGATGCGAATGCAGCCCCGGCGGGAGGCGTGGAGTTTGAAGCACGTTTCCGTGCTGCAATGGACGATGATTTCAATACCCCAGAAGCTTACTCGGTTCTGTTTGATATCGCCCGCGAAGTCAATCGCCTGAAAGCTGAAGATATGACTGCTGCAAATGCGTTAGCCGCTGAGTTGCGTAGATTGGCTCATGTGCTGGGCTTATTGGAACAGGATCCTGAACTGTTTTTACAAAGTGGCGCACAGACTGACGGTGACGAAGTGGCAAAAATTGAAGCTTTGATTAAGCAGCGCAATGATGCCCGTAGCAGTAAAGATTGGGCGCTGGCGGATTCGGCTCGTGATCAATTGAATGAGTTAGGTATTGTGCTGGAAGATGGCCCACAAGGGACGACATGGCGGCGCAAATAA
- the ppiB gene encoding peptidylprolyl isomerase B: MVTFHTNHGDIVINTFADKAPVTVENFLNYCRKGFYDNTIFHRVIDGFMIQGGGFEPGMNQKTTDAPIKNEANNGLKNTRGTLAMARTNDPHSATAQFFINVADNDFLNFRSERPDGWGYCVFAEVTDGLDVVDKIKNVSTGRSGMHQDVPKEDVIIKSVTVSE; the protein is encoded by the coding sequence ATGGTCACTTTTCATACTAATCACGGCGATATCGTCATCAACACCTTCGCGGATAAAGCGCCGGTTACCGTTGAAAACTTCCTGAACTACTGCCGTAAAGGTTTCTATGATAACACTATCTTCCACCGTGTTATCGATGGTTTCATGATTCAAGGCGGCGGTTTTGAGCCGGGCATGAACCAAAAAACAACTGACGCGCCTATTAAGAACGAAGCCAACAACGGTCTGAAAAACACCCGTGGCACCTTGGCAATGGCGCGTACCAACGACCCACACTCTGCTACAGCTCAGTTCTTTATTAACGTTGCCGACAACGACTTCCTGAACTTCCGCTCAGAGCGCCCAGATGGTTGGGGTTACTGTGTGTTCGCTGAAGTCACTGACGGTCTGGACGTAGTTGATAAAATCAAAAACGTTTCTACTGGCCGTAGCGGTATGCATCAAGATGTGCCAAAAGAAGATGTCATCATTAAAAGCGTTACTGTAAGCGAGTAA
- a CDS encoding UDP-2,3-diacylglucosamine diphosphatase: MSTLFIADLHLSIQEPAITAGFLHFIQRDAIHADALYILGDLFESWIGDDDPEPLYRQIAAALKSLQQQGVPCYFIHGNRDFLLGKRFALESGMTLLPEEKVVDLYGRKIVILHGDTLCTDDADYQHFRRRVHNPIIQKLFLWLPLRFRLRIAAYMRNQSQQNNSGKSQLIMDVNPQAVIDTFERNNVSWMIHGHTHRPDVHNVKLPGATAHRAVLGAWHVEGSMVKVTQESVELIKFPF, translated from the coding sequence ATGAGCACGCTTTTTATTGCTGATTTGCATCTTAGCATTCAGGAACCGGCAATTACTGCCGGTTTCCTGCATTTTATCCAGCGTGATGCTATTCATGCTGATGCGTTATATATCCTTGGCGATTTATTCGAGTCATGGATTGGCGATGATGACCCCGAGCCACTGTATCGGCAAATTGCTGCTGCGTTAAAATCACTCCAGCAACAGGGAGTGCCCTGCTATTTTATTCACGGTAACCGTGATTTTCTGCTCGGTAAACGCTTTGCTCTTGAAAGTGGCATGACCTTGCTACCGGAAGAAAAAGTTGTTGATTTGTATGGCCGTAAAATTGTTATTTTACATGGCGATACCTTATGTACCGATGATGCTGACTATCAGCATTTTCGCCGCCGGGTACACAACCCAATTATCCAAAAATTATTCCTGTGGCTGCCTCTGCGCTTCCGGTTACGCATTGCGGCTTATATGCGCAATCAAAGCCAGCAAAATAATAGCGGTAAATCGCAGCTGATTATGGATGTCAATCCGCAAGCCGTGATTGACACCTTCGAGCGGAATAATGTCAGTTGGATGATTCACGGGCACACTCATCGCCCTGATGTACATAATGTAAAATTACCCGGAGCAACAGCGCACCGTGCCGTTTTGGGCGCCTGGCATGTTGAAGGCTCAATGGTCAAAGTCACTCAAGAGAGTGTCGAGCTGATTAAATTCCCGTTTTAA
- the purE gene encoding 5-(carboxyamino)imidazole ribonucleotide mutase: protein MGANLDSAYAAGVKIAIVMGSKSDWATMQFAADVLTTLNVPFHVEVVSAHRTPDKLFSFAEQADANGLHVIIAGAGGAAHLPGMLAAKTLVPVLGVPVQSAALSGVDSLYSIVQMPRGIPVGTLAIGKAGAANAALLAAQILALHDSELAARLADWRKNQTDEVLDNPDPRDEA, encoded by the coding sequence ATGGGAGCTAACCTCGATTCGGCTTATGCAGCCGGGGTTAAAATCGCTATCGTAATGGGGTCCAAGAGTGACTGGGCCACCATGCAGTTCGCCGCCGACGTGCTCACCACGCTCAATGTCCCGTTCCATGTCGAAGTCGTTTCTGCACACCGAACCCCAGATAAACTGTTCAGTTTTGCCGAACAAGCCGATGCCAATGGCTTACATGTCATTATTGCAGGCGCGGGCGGTGCTGCTCACCTGCCGGGTATGTTGGCGGCTAAAACACTGGTGCCGGTCTTAGGTGTCCCAGTGCAAAGTGCGGCATTAAGTGGTGTCGACAGTTTGTATTCTATCGTGCAGATGCCGCGTGGCATTCCTGTGGGAACACTGGCAATTGGTAAAGCCGGTGCGGCGAATGCCGCATTGCTGGCAGCTCAAATACTGGCGCTGCATGATTCTGAATTGGCTGCGCGTTTAGCGGATTGGCGTAAAAACCAAACGGATGAAGTGTTGGATAATCCCGATCCGAGGGATGAAGCATGA
- the purK gene encoding 5-(carboxyamino)imidazole ribonucleotide synthase: MKPVCVLGNGQLGRMLRQAGEPLGIAVYPVGLDAEPEAVPYQHSVITAEIERWPETALTRELATHTAFVNRDIFPRLADRLTQKQLLDSLNLATAPWQLLASASEWPQIFAKLGELAIVKRRVGGYDGRGQWRLRAGEHESLPADAYGECIVEQGINFSGEVSLVGARSHQGKSVFYPLTHNLHEEGILRMSVVRPQPDSLLQPNQLQQQAEKMLSAIMDELNYVGVMAMECFIVGDNLLINELAPRVHNSGHWTQNGASISQFELHLRAILDLPLPTPVVNTPSAMVNLIGTPVNIEWLSLPLVHLHWYEKEVREGRKVGHLNLNDPDGAALSTALAALAPLLPAEYQNALRWAQDKL; this comes from the coding sequence ATGAAGCCGGTTTGCGTATTAGGCAATGGTCAGTTAGGCCGCATGTTGCGACAGGCCGGTGAGCCGCTGGGTATTGCAGTTTATCCGGTAGGATTAGATGCTGAACCGGAAGCCGTGCCCTATCAGCACAGTGTGATTACCGCCGAGATTGAGCGCTGGCCCGAAACAGCCTTAACACGCGAACTCGCCACACACACCGCTTTCGTTAACCGCGATATTTTCCCGCGTCTGGCTGATCGCCTGACTCAAAAGCAATTACTCGATAGTCTTAATTTAGCAACCGCGCCATGGCAATTGCTGGCAAGCGCCAGTGAATGGCCGCAAATTTTCGCTAAGCTGGGTGAATTGGCCATCGTGAAGCGCCGGGTGGGGGGGTATGACGGCCGTGGTCAGTGGCGTTTGCGCGCCGGTGAACATGAGAGTTTGCCAGCCGATGCTTATGGCGAATGCATTGTCGAGCAGGGAATTAATTTTTCCGGCGAAGTTTCATTGGTCGGCGCCCGCAGCCATCAAGGTAAATCCGTCTTTTACCCACTCACTCATAATCTGCATGAAGAGGGTATTCTGCGCATGAGTGTGGTGCGGCCTCAGCCAGATAGCCTTTTACAACCTAATCAATTACAACAGCAAGCTGAAAAGATGCTCTCCGCCATTATGGATGAGCTGAATTATGTTGGTGTGATGGCGATGGAATGTTTTATCGTCGGCGATAATTTGCTTATCAATGAACTGGCTCCACGGGTGCATAACAGTGGTCACTGGACCCAAAATGGGGCCTCAATCAGTCAGTTCGAACTGCATTTGCGCGCGATTTTGGATTTACCGCTGCCGACGCCGGTGGTGAATACCCCGTCGGCGATGGTCAATCTGATTGGTACGCCGGTGAATATCGAATGGCTGTCACTGCCATTGGTACACCTGCATTGGTATGAAAAAGAAGTGCGTGAGGGGCGCAAAGTGGGCCATTTGAACTTAAATGACCCCGATGGCGCGGCATTAAGCACGGCATTGGCAGCATTAGCGCCGCTGCTACCCGCAGAATATCAAAACGCCCTGCGCTGGGCACAAGATAAGCTGTAA
- the ybbP gene encoding putative ABC transporter permease subunit YbbP, which translates to MIWRWFWREWRSPSLLIVWMALTLAVACVLALGSISDRMEQGLSQQSRDFLAGDRVLKTSHPAPEGWLLEAKQQGLSVSRQLSFMTMTFAGDRPQLADVKATDLAYPLYGKLETLPAQVKLEPGTALVAPRLLALLGVKVGDTLEVGDTSLKIIGEVLQEPDSGFNPFQTAPRILINLADVEKTGAIQPGSRLSYHYMFAGSPEAITQFSDWLTPQLKPDQRWYGLQESGGALGKSLQRAQQFLLLSALLTLLLSIAAVAVAMGHYCRSRYDLVAVLKTLGAGRSALRRLIIGQWLSVLVLAGLCGSVIGLLFEKILIRLLSPVLPAALPAAGLWPWIWSMGSLVLISLLVGIRPYRQLLATQPLRVLRRDVSANVWPLRYFIPVMIIVVVGLLALLMGGNSLLWAILGGMVVLALLLGVIGWGGLLLLRRLTVTRLSLRLAINRLLRQPWMTLTQLAAFSLSFMLLALLLVLRGDLLDRWQQQLPPDSPNYFLLNITPQQVPQVTEFLTQHQITPSTFYPIVRVRLTEINQQLATERVAEDAPGGEAVNRELNLTWQQDLPAHNILTAGQWPPKADEVSIEQGIADRLGINVGDKLTFSGDTQSFGATVSSVRQVDWESLRPNFYFIFPPGALDGQPQTWLTSFRYQGDGEVLTQLNRQFPTLSLLDIGAMLKQVGQVLQQVSRALEVMVVLVIICGTLLLLAQIQVGMRQRRQELVVYRTLGASKRLLRGTLWWEFALLGLVAGLAAAIGAEAALWALQRLVFDFPWQPNWVMWWSLPLAAALLLSLCGGWLGARLLQGRALFRHYTD; encoded by the coding sequence ATGATTTGGCGCTGGTTTTGGCGTGAATGGCGCTCGCCCTCACTACTGATTGTCTGGATGGCGTTAACCCTGGCGGTGGCTTGTGTATTGGCGCTGGGCAGTATTAGTGACCGGATGGAGCAAGGGCTTAGCCAGCAAAGTCGTGATTTTTTAGCCGGCGACCGAGTGCTGAAAACTTCCCATCCCGCCCCTGAAGGCTGGTTATTGGAAGCGAAGCAGCAAGGGCTGTCTGTTAGCCGCCAGCTTTCATTTATGACAATGACGTTTGCTGGTGACCGCCCGCAGCTGGCTGATGTGAAAGCCACGGACTTAGCGTATCCGCTGTATGGCAAGCTGGAAACCTTACCCGCACAAGTCAAACTTGAACCGGGAACCGCGCTGGTGGCCCCGCGATTGCTGGCGCTGCTTGGGGTTAAAGTCGGTGACACATTGGAGGTCGGTGATACTTCACTGAAAATTATTGGTGAAGTGCTTCAGGAGCCAGATTCGGGTTTTAACCCATTCCAGACCGCGCCGCGTATTTTAATTAACCTGGCTGACGTAGAAAAAACCGGTGCAATACAGCCGGGTAGCCGTTTGAGCTATCACTATATGTTTGCCGGTTCGCCGGAGGCTATCACTCAGTTTAGTGACTGGTTGACTCCACAACTGAAGCCCGATCAGCGCTGGTATGGCTTGCAAGAATCCGGTGGCGCACTGGGGAAATCCCTACAACGCGCGCAGCAGTTCTTGCTGTTATCGGCATTATTGACCTTATTGCTGTCAATTGCTGCTGTTGCCGTGGCGATGGGGCATTATTGCCGCAGCCGCTATGATTTAGTGGCGGTGCTGAAAACATTAGGTGCCGGGCGCAGTGCTTTACGGCGGCTGATTATCGGCCAGTGGCTATCAGTCTTAGTGCTGGCAGGGCTATGCGGCAGTGTGATCGGGTTATTGTTTGAGAAAATACTCATCCGCTTGTTGTCCCCGGTCTTACCCGCAGCATTACCGGCCGCAGGTTTATGGCCATGGATATGGTCAATGGGATCCCTGGTATTGATTTCATTGCTGGTGGGGATCCGCCCTTACCGCCAACTGCTGGCGACTCAGCCATTGCGAGTCTTGCGCCGCGATGTCTCCGCGAATGTTTGGCCGCTGCGCTATTTCATTCCGGTGATGATAATAGTCGTCGTCGGGCTATTGGCCTTGCTGATGGGCGGGAATTCGCTGCTGTGGGCAATTCTCGGTGGCATGGTGGTGCTGGCGTTGTTGTTAGGTGTTATTGGCTGGGGCGGATTATTGCTATTACGCCGCCTGACAGTCACCCGTTTGTCATTGCGGCTAGCTATCAATCGATTATTGCGTCAGCCGTGGATGACCTTGACCCAACTGGCGGCATTCTCACTGTCATTTATGCTGTTAGCATTGTTATTGGTGCTGCGCGGGGATTTATTAGATCGCTGGCAACAGCAATTGCCGCCGGATAGCCCGAATTATTTCTTATTAAACATCACACCGCAACAGGTGCCGCAAGTCACGGAGTTCCTGACCCAACATCAGATAACTCCGTCGACTTTCTATCCTATCGTCCGAGTGCGTTTGACTGAAATTAATCAGCAACTGGCGACCGAGCGGGTCGCCGAGGATGCACCCGGTGGCGAAGCGGTGAATCGGGAGCTGAATCTGACCTGGCAGCAAGATTTGCCCGCTCATAATATTCTGACCGCAGGACAATGGCCGCCAAAAGCGGATGAAGTGTCAATCGAACAGGGGATTGCTGACCGGCTGGGGATTAACGTCGGCGATAAGCTGACATTCAGTGGCGATACTCAGTCATTTGGTGCCACGGTGAGCAGTGTTCGCCAGGTAGACTGGGAAAGTCTTCGTCCTAATTTCTACTTTATTTTCCCGCCAGGTGCGCTGGATGGGCAGCCACAAACCTGGCTGACCAGTTTCCGATATCAGGGGGATGGCGAGGTTCTGACTCAACTGAATCGCCAGTTCCCGACACTCAGCTTGCTGGATATTGGCGCGATGCTGAAACAGGTCGGGCAGGTGCTGCAACAGGTTAGCCGGGCGCTGGAGGTCATGGTGGTATTAGTGATTATCTGTGGCACTTTACTGTTATTGGCACAGATACAGGTCGGCATGCGCCAGCGCCGTCAGGAGTTGGTGGTCTACCGGACGCTCGGAGCAAGTAAACGCTTACTGCGCGGCACATTGTGGTGGGAATTTGCCCTCTTAGGGCTGGTGGCGGGGCTGGCCGCCGCTATTGGGGCAGAAGCCGCACTTTGGGCTTTACAGCGCTTAGTGTTTGATTTTCCATGGCAACCTAACTGGGTGATGTGGTGGTCATTGCCACTGGCTGCTGCACTGTTGCTGTCACTGTGTGGGGGTTGGCTAGGGGCCAGATTGTTGCAGGGGCGGGCTTTATTCCGCCATTACACGGATTAG
- the ybbA gene encoding putative ABC transporter ATP-binding protein YbbA: MPAENVLEVHHLNKHVGQGEQQLSILTGVELVVKPAQTIALIGESGSGKSTLLGILAGLDDGSSGEVSLLGKSLTAMDEEGRALLRAKNVGFVFQSFMLVPTLNTLENVQLPALLRAESERDSKIHAIELLKQVGLEKRLHHLPAQLSGGEQQRVALARAFSGRPKVLFADEPTGNLDRHTGDRIADLLFSLNRDYDTTLILVTHDVQLAGRCQRRLRLQDGKLWEEA; this comes from the coding sequence ATGCCAGCGGAAAACGTTCTTGAAGTTCATCATCTTAATAAACACGTCGGCCAGGGTGAGCAACAGCTCTCCATCCTTACCGGAGTTGAGCTGGTTGTCAAACCCGCTCAGACAATTGCGCTGATTGGTGAGTCAGGTTCAGGTAAATCAACCTTGCTGGGAATTCTGGCTGGCCTTGATGATGGCAGTAGCGGTGAAGTGAGCTTGCTCGGCAAATCCTTGACCGCCATGGATGAAGAAGGGCGAGCGCTATTGCGGGCAAAAAATGTCGGTTTTGTTTTCCAATCATTTATGTTGGTGCCGACCCTCAATACGCTGGAAAATGTTCAACTTCCGGCATTGCTACGGGCTGAAAGTGAGCGCGACAGTAAAATACATGCCATTGAGTTATTAAAACAGGTGGGGCTGGAGAAGCGCCTTCACCATCTTCCGGCCCAACTCTCCGGCGGTGAACAGCAGCGAGTGGCACTGGCCAGGGCCTTTAGCGGCCGGCCAAAAGTGTTATTCGCCGACGAGCCAACGGGCAATCTTGACCGCCATACGGGTGACCGTATTGCCGACCTGCTGTTCTCCCTAAACAGGGATTATGACACCACACTGATTCTGGTGACCCATGATGTCCAACTGGCTGGCCGTTGCCAGCGACGGCTGCGGCTACAAGACGGTAAATTGTGGGAGGAAGCATGA